A single region of the Solwaraspora sp. WMMD791 genome encodes:
- a CDS encoding DUF397 domain-containing protein, with the protein MNVTDLSGRTWRKSSRSGSDSNCVEVAGLAGPEAPGVAVRDSKDPYGPVLSFSGNSWSGFVTALRRRGDADAR; encoded by the coding sequence ATGAACGTGACCGACCTGTCTGGCCGGACGTGGCGTAAGTCGAGCCGCAGTGGCTCCGACTCCAACTGCGTCGAGGTGGCAGGGCTTGCTGGCCCTGAGGCACCCGGCGTCGCGGTGCGGGACTCAAAGGATCCGTACGGTCCTGTTTTGTCCTTTTCTGGCAACTCCTGGTCTGGCTTCGTGACGGCTCTTCGCCGTCGAGGTGACGCTGACGCACGCTAA
- a CDS encoding DUF559 domain-containing protein, with translation MPRELSFEPFCGSRAIAAGLITRRMLNGPSWRRILPDVYVHESSYDPDDYRMWCTAAAARLPPGAAIHELSAAFLWGANLLPLRGPGQAVVPVHIALPKTARRYSYPRVKSAYRTLDPDDITSLSGLPLTTGVRTAFDLGRSLPRADALSALDTVLRRRLVTRAHLAAYIDTRHGLRGLQQVRDLLALAEPLSESPMESRLRLLLHDAGLPKPTLQYEVRDASLSGKGRFIARVDLAYPQWRIAIEYEGDHHRERATFRKDVYRFNALREAGWLALRFTADDVLRRKEQVVQKVRAAIAERTT, from the coding sequence GTGCCACGCGAGCTGAGCTTCGAACCGTTCTGCGGCAGCCGCGCCATCGCTGCCGGCCTGATCACCCGGCGGATGCTCAACGGTCCGTCCTGGCGCCGCATCCTCCCCGACGTCTATGTACACGAGAGCTCGTACGACCCCGACGACTACCGGATGTGGTGTACAGCCGCCGCCGCACGGCTGCCGCCCGGTGCGGCGATCCACGAGCTCAGCGCGGCCTTTCTCTGGGGGGCCAACCTCCTGCCGCTACGCGGTCCCGGGCAGGCGGTGGTGCCGGTACACATTGCCCTGCCGAAGACGGCCAGGCGGTACTCGTACCCAAGAGTAAAGTCCGCATACCGGACACTCGACCCTGACGACATCACGTCCTTGAGCGGACTTCCCTTGACCACTGGAGTCCGTACCGCGTTCGACCTGGGTCGTTCGTTGCCGCGTGCTGATGCACTCAGCGCCCTCGACACCGTCCTACGCCGCCGCCTTGTCACGCGCGCGCACCTCGCGGCGTACATCGACACCCGCCATGGGCTACGCGGCTTGCAGCAGGTGCGGGACCTCCTTGCTCTTGCGGAGCCGTTGAGTGAATCGCCAATGGAGAGCCGACTCCGCCTGCTGCTACACGACGCCGGCCTGCCGAAACCCACCTTGCAGTACGAGGTACGGGACGCCTCACTGAGCGGGAAGGGGCGGTTCATCGCGCGGGTCGACCTGGCGTACCCGCAGTGGCGGATCGCCATCGAGTACGAAGGTGACCACCACCGGGAGCGAGCGACGTTCCGCAAGGACGTGTACCGCTTCAACGCGCTCCGGGAAGCCGGCTGGCTTGCGCTCCGCTTCACTGCCGACGACGTACTCCGGCGGAAGGAACAAGTCGTGCAAAAGGTGCGGGCGGCGATCGCCGAACGCACCACCTGA
- a CDS encoding YnfA family protein — MTVARSLALFMLAALAEIGGAWLIWQGWREHRGLLWIAAGVIALGLYGFAASLQPDPNFGRILAAYGGVFVAGSLAWGVVVDKFRPDRWDITGAVICLIGVAVIMYAPRS, encoded by the coding sequence GTGACCGTCGCGCGTTCCCTCGCCCTGTTCATGCTCGCCGCGCTGGCCGAGATCGGCGGGGCGTGGCTGATCTGGCAGGGCTGGCGGGAGCACCGTGGCCTGCTGTGGATCGCCGCCGGGGTGATCGCGCTCGGGCTGTACGGGTTCGCCGCGTCGCTGCAGCCGGATCCGAACTTCGGCCGGATCCTCGCCGCGTACGGCGGCGTCTTCGTCGCCGGATCCCTCGCCTGGGGCGTTGTCGTGGACAAGTTCCGGCCCGACCGCTGGGACATCACCGGCGCGGTGATCTGCCTGATCGGCGTCGCCGTCATCATGTACGCCCCACGCAGCTGA
- a CDS encoding class I SAM-dependent methyltransferase: MFARHVLDPTVEFLAKLAGTGSALEFAIGTGRVAIPLSAKGISVSGIELSQPMIDQLRRKVPLADDLPVVVGDMATATVPKRFSPGVRRLQQHRQPAYAGRAGGVLP; encoded by the coding sequence ATGTTCGCACGCCATGTGCTGGACCCGACGGTGGAGTTTCTGGCCAAACTGGCCGGCACCGGTTCCGCGTTGGAGTTCGCGATCGGCACCGGCCGGGTGGCGATCCCGCTTTCCGCGAAGGGCATTTCGGTTAGCGGGATCGAGCTGTCGCAGCCGATGATCGATCAGCTACGCCGCAAGGTCCCGCTGGCAGACGACCTGCCGGTCGTCGTCGGCGACATGGCGACGGCGACGGTTCCGAAGCGGTTTTCCCCTGGTGTACGTCGTTTACAACAGCATCGGCAACCTGCGTACGCAGGACGAGCAGGTGGAGTGCTTCCGTAA
- the aspS gene encoding aspartate--tRNA(Asn) ligase — MQRILSAALPDFVGQPVRLAGWIHRRRMLKSVAFLILRDAAGLAQVVVTDPAVRAQLEHLPEETAVAVTGIATAQPAAPGGVEVTGPTITPLTDPAAPVPFDLYRPDLRANLPTILDHAPVALRHPKLAATHRISAAAVAGFRETLNGMGFVEIHTPKIVGTATESGANVFALDYFGRRAYLAQSPQLYKQIMVGVFEQVFEVGPVFRAEPSDTARHLTAYTSLDAELGFVDDHRDVIAACHATVAGMLAAVTERAGSAVELLGVRMPALPAEPVIVHFADALEMISAATGRDVSGEPDLAPEHERWLGEWALREHGSDFVFVEGYPTRHRAFYTHPDPARPGYSRAIDLIFRGVELVSGGQRLHRYGDYVDALAERGETDLTPYAGYLDAMRYGMPPHGGFAFGLERFVARLLDVPNIRQVTLFPRDLHRVAP, encoded by the coding sequence ATGCAACGCATCCTTTCCGCCGCTCTTCCCGACTTCGTTGGCCAGCCCGTACGGCTGGCTGGCTGGATTCACCGGCGGCGAATGCTGAAATCCGTCGCGTTCCTGATCCTGCGCGACGCCGCCGGGCTCGCCCAGGTCGTCGTCACCGACCCGGCGGTACGGGCCCAACTCGAACACCTGCCGGAGGAAACCGCCGTCGCCGTCACCGGGATCGCGACCGCCCAGCCGGCCGCCCCCGGCGGCGTCGAGGTCACCGGCCCGACGATCACGCCGCTGACCGACCCGGCGGCACCCGTACCGTTTGATCTGTATCGGCCGGACCTGCGGGCCAACCTGCCGACGATCCTGGACCACGCGCCGGTCGCGCTACGCCACCCGAAGCTGGCCGCCACGCACCGGATCTCGGCCGCCGCCGTCGCCGGCTTCCGGGAAACCCTGAACGGCATGGGCTTCGTCGAGATCCACACCCCGAAGATCGTCGGTACGGCGACCGAGAGCGGCGCGAACGTCTTCGCCCTCGACTACTTCGGCCGCCGGGCCTATCTTGCCCAGTCACCGCAGCTCTACAAGCAGATCATGGTGGGCGTCTTCGAACAGGTCTTCGAGGTGGGGCCGGTGTTCCGGGCCGAGCCGAGCGACACCGCCCGGCACCTGACCGCGTACACGTCACTTGACGCCGAACTCGGTTTCGTCGACGACCACCGGGACGTGATCGCCGCCTGCCACGCCACCGTCGCCGGGATGCTGGCGGCGGTCACCGAGCGCGCCGGGTCGGCGGTGGAGCTGCTCGGCGTACGGATGCCGGCGCTGCCGGCCGAGCCGGTGATCGTGCACTTCGCCGACGCCCTGGAGATGATCAGCGCGGCGACCGGCCGGGACGTCAGCGGCGAGCCGGACCTGGCACCGGAGCACGAACGCTGGCTGGGGGAGTGGGCGCTGCGCGAGCACGGCAGCGACTTCGTCTTCGTCGAGGGCTACCCGACCCGGCACCGGGCGTTCTACACCCATCCGGACCCGGCCCGGCCCGGCTACTCGCGCGCCATCGACCTGATCTTCCGGGGCGTGGAGCTGGTCAGCGGCGGGCAACGGCTGCACCGGTACGGCGACTACGTCGACGCGCTCGCCGAGCGGGGTGAGACCGACCTGACGCCGTACGCCGGCTATCTGGACGCGATGCGGTACGGCATGCCGCCGCACGGCGGCTTCGCGTTCGGGTTGGAGCGGTTCGTGGCCCGGCTGCTCGACGTACCCAACATTCGGCAGGTCACCCTCTTCCCGCGCGACCTGCACCGCGTCGCCCCCTGA
- the glpK gene encoding glycerol kinase GlpK, with amino-acid sequence MTAQSSPATAGRYIAAIDQGTTSSRCIVFDADGSIVTMAQREHRQIFPRPGWVEHDAEEIWANVEQVVRQALADAGIAGAADAGGGAGGLAAIGITNQRETTVVWDKATGRPVHHAIVWQDTRTGPQLHRLGDTYGEQRLRERTGLPLATYFAGPKAMWLLEHVDGLAERAQRGEVLFGTMESWLIWKLTGRHVTDVTNASRTLLMDVHTLRWDDEILSAAGIPAAMLPEIVPSATIYGTADADVAGGALAGVPVASALGDQQAALFGQTCFQPGEAKCTYGTGSFLLLNTGTSAVTSQHGLLTTVAYQIGDAPAHYALEGAIAVTGSLVQWLRDNLGLISSAAQIEELARSVDDNGGCYIVPAFSGLFAPHWRADARGVVAGLTGYITKGHLARAVLEASAWQTREVVDAMNADSDVALRRLRVDGGMTANGLLMQFLADVLDVPVVRPAVSETTCLGAAYAAGLAVGFWPDLDTLRAQWRADAQWRPAMEPAHRDREYAQWRKAVSRTLDWVDD; translated from the coding sequence ATGACCGCGCAGAGCAGCCCGGCCACCGCCGGACGGTACATCGCCGCCATCGACCAGGGCACCACCTCGTCGCGCTGCATCGTGTTCGACGCCGACGGCTCCATCGTCACGATGGCGCAGCGCGAACACCGGCAGATCTTCCCCCGCCCCGGCTGGGTCGAGCACGACGCCGAGGAGATCTGGGCCAACGTCGAACAGGTGGTCCGGCAGGCATTGGCCGACGCCGGCATTGCCGGTGCGGCCGACGCCGGCGGCGGCGCTGGTGGGCTCGCCGCGATCGGGATCACCAACCAGCGGGAGACGACGGTGGTGTGGGACAAGGCCACCGGCCGGCCGGTGCACCACGCCATCGTCTGGCAGGACACCCGCACCGGGCCGCAACTGCACCGCCTCGGCGACACCTACGGCGAACAGCGGCTGCGGGAACGCACCGGGCTGCCACTGGCGACGTACTTCGCCGGGCCGAAGGCGATGTGGCTGCTGGAACACGTCGATGGCCTCGCCGAGCGGGCGCAGCGCGGCGAGGTGCTGTTCGGCACGATGGAATCCTGGCTGATCTGGAAACTGACCGGCCGGCACGTCACCGACGTCACCAACGCCAGCCGGACCCTGCTGATGGACGTGCACACGCTGCGCTGGGACGACGAGATCCTGTCCGCGGCGGGCATTCCGGCCGCGATGCTGCCGGAGATCGTTCCGTCGGCCACGATCTACGGTACGGCGGACGCCGACGTCGCCGGCGGGGCGCTGGCCGGCGTACCGGTCGCCAGCGCCCTCGGTGACCAGCAGGCGGCGCTGTTCGGGCAGACCTGCTTCCAGCCCGGCGAGGCAAAATGCACCTACGGCACCGGCAGTTTCCTGCTGCTCAACACCGGGACGAGTGCGGTCACCTCGCAGCACGGGTTGCTGACCACGGTGGCGTACCAGATCGGTGACGCCCCGGCGCACTACGCGCTGGAAGGTGCGATCGCGGTGACCGGCTCGCTGGTGCAGTGGCTGCGCGACAACCTGGGGCTGATCTCCAGCGCGGCGCAGATCGAGGAGCTGGCCCGCAGCGTCGACGACAACGGCGGCTGCTACATCGTGCCGGCGTTCTCCGGACTGTTCGCCCCGCACTGGCGGGCCGACGCCCGGGGCGTGGTCGCCGGGCTGACCGGCTACATCACCAAGGGGCATCTGGCCCGGGCGGTGCTGGAAGCCTCGGCGTGGCAGACCCGCGAGGTGGTCGACGCGATGAACGCCGACTCGGACGTGGCGCTGCGCCGGCTGCGGGTCGACGGCGGGATGACCGCCAACGGGCTGCTGATGCAGTTCCTCGCCGACGTGCTCGACGTGCCGGTGGTCCGCCCGGCGGTCAGCGAGACGACCTGCCTGGGGGCGGCGTACGCGGCCGGGTTGGCGGTCGGTTTCTGGCCGGACCTGGATACGCTACGCGCCCAGTGGCGGGCCGACGCGCAGTGGCGGCCGGCGATGGAGCCGGCACACCGCGACCGCGAGTACGCCCAGTGGCGCAAGGCCGTCAGCCGTACCCTCGACTGGGTGGACGACTAG
- a CDS encoding alpha/beta fold hydrolase, with amino-acid sequence MAWFDLPLDQLRRYQPELSPPADLRAFWDDTLSDARSMAAPAVATPVATPLRMIDTYDVSFTGFAGQEIKGWLNVPSGAAGPLPVVVEFIGYGGGRGRPLEWLLWASAGFAHLVMDTRGQGGSWRGGDTPDAGPDGSGPTTPGYLTRGVLDPAGYYYRRLITDAARAVEIAPELPGVDGSRLAVVGTSQGGGLALAAAALAGDRVGAVVSRVPFLCQIRRAVTITDADPYNELVRFCRIQPERAAAAFATVDYVDAAHLVPWASAPALFSAALMDQTCPPSTVFAAYHAYAGPKEIEVYEWDGHEGGRSHFDQVSIEFVRKQLG; translated from the coding sequence ATGGCCTGGTTCGATCTTCCCCTCGATCAGCTGCGGCGCTACCAGCCCGAGCTGTCCCCGCCGGCCGATCTGCGCGCGTTCTGGGACGACACGCTCTCCGACGCCCGGTCGATGGCGGCACCGGCGGTGGCGACCCCGGTGGCGACCCCGCTGCGCATGATCGACACGTACGACGTGAGCTTCACCGGCTTCGCCGGCCAGGAGATCAAGGGCTGGCTCAACGTCCCGTCCGGTGCCGCCGGGCCGCTGCCGGTCGTCGTCGAGTTCATCGGGTACGGCGGCGGCCGTGGCCGCCCGCTCGAATGGCTGCTCTGGGCCAGCGCCGGCTTCGCCCACCTGGTGATGGACACTCGGGGTCAGGGCGGGTCGTGGCGGGGCGGGGACACCCCGGACGCCGGACCGGACGGTTCCGGGCCGACCACCCCCGGCTACCTGACCCGAGGCGTGCTGGATCCGGCCGGCTACTACTACCGGCGGCTGATCACCGACGCCGCCCGTGCCGTGGAGATCGCCCCCGAACTGCCCGGCGTCGACGGATCCCGGCTGGCCGTGGTCGGTACCAGCCAGGGCGGCGGGCTGGCCCTGGCCGCCGCCGCGCTCGCCGGGGACCGGGTCGGCGCGGTGGTGTCCCGGGTGCCGTTCCTGTGCCAGATCCGCCGGGCGGTGACCATCACCGACGCGGATCCGTACAACGAACTGGTCCGGTTCTGCCGAATCCAGCCGGAGCGGGCCGCGGCGGCGTTCGCCACGGTCGACTACGTCGACGCCGCCCACCTGGTGCCGTGGGCCAGCGCCCCGGCACTGTTCAGCGCCGCCTTGATGGACCAGACCTGCCCGCCGTCGACGGTCTTCGCCGCCTACCACGCCTACGCCGGCCCGAAGGAGATCGAGGTGTACGAGTGGGACGGGCACGAGGGCGGTCGGTCGCACTTCGACCAGGTGTCGATCGAGTTCGTCCGTAAGCAACTCGGCTGA
- a CDS encoding ribose-phosphate pyrophosphokinase, with protein sequence MREIAVFSGSAHPDLAAEICTHLDVPLHPVRVSRFANDCLEVQLQANCRERDVFLIQPLVPPVQEHLVELLLMLDAARGASAGRITVVLPHYAYARSDKKDAPRISIGARLVADLLVSAGADRVLAMTLHSPQVHGFFSVPVDHLHALRELAAHFRNHDLTDTVVVSPDLGNAKEAAAFARMLGTPVAAGAKQRFSDDRVQISAVIGDVVDRDVIVLDDEIAKGSTVIELIDHLRDLKVRSIRIACTHGLFSSGALDRLSSQDGVLEIVCTNTVPIPAGKRVPKLQVLSVAPALAEAMRRIHNGESVSALFG encoded by the coding sequence GTGCGTGAGATCGCGGTGTTCAGCGGCAGTGCCCACCCCGACCTGGCTGCGGAGATCTGCACCCATCTGGACGTGCCGCTGCACCCGGTGCGGGTCTCCCGGTTCGCCAACGACTGCCTCGAGGTGCAGCTGCAGGCCAACTGCCGGGAACGCGACGTCTTCCTGATCCAGCCGCTGGTACCGCCGGTGCAGGAGCACCTGGTGGAGCTGCTGCTGATGCTCGACGCCGCCCGAGGGGCCTCGGCCGGGCGGATCACCGTGGTGCTGCCGCACTACGCGTACGCCCGGTCCGACAAGAAGGACGCCCCGCGAATCTCGATCGGCGCCCGGCTCGTCGCCGACCTGCTGGTTTCCGCCGGCGCCGACCGGGTGCTGGCGATGACCTTGCACTCCCCGCAGGTACACGGCTTCTTCAGCGTCCCCGTCGACCACCTGCACGCGCTGCGGGAGCTGGCCGCGCATTTCCGCAACCACGACCTGACCGACACGGTGGTCGTCTCGCCCGACCTGGGCAACGCCAAGGAGGCCGCCGCGTTCGCCCGGATGCTGGGCACCCCGGTCGCGGCCGGCGCCAAGCAGCGGTTCAGCGACGACCGGGTGCAGATCAGCGCGGTGATCGGCGACGTCGTCGACCGCGACGTGATCGTCCTCGACGACGAGATCGCCAAGGGCAGTACGGTGATCGAACTCATCGACCACCTGCGCGACCTGAAGGTCCGGTCGATCCGCATCGCCTGCACCCACGGGCTGTTCTCCAGCGGCGCGTTGGACCGGTTGAGCAGCCAGGACGGCGTACTGGAGATCGTCTGCACGAACACGGTGCCGATCCCGGCCGGCAAACGGGTGCCGAAGCTGCAGGTGCTGTCGGTCGCACCGGCCCTGGCCGAGGCGATGCGCCGGATCCACAATGGCGAGTCGGTCAGCGCCCTGTTCGGCTGA
- a CDS encoding DUF5931 domain-containing protein, with translation MRHSPAPTGTLSVPLWRAIAVFRFAALGYVLVLYARNAADYAHPFLAAPVLLGMIVWTITATWAYPRRQLRRWPLLATDLAVALATLLVSPWLIGRPALADGVPTIAVAWLAGPVLAWAVAGGRRLGVAAAVVLAATDLAVRDRLNESSVTPGVLMLLAGIAVGHVARLIATAEQRLRRAVELEAATRELAAATRERERLARDIHDSVLQVLAMVARRGAHLDGEAGELARLAGEQESALRALVTSRPTAPSTAPPADAAAPPGDATDLRTMVAGYAAPRVSVAAPAEPVLLPGHLATEVTAAVGAALDNALRHGGPDTRAWVLIEAEPDAVTVSVRDDGCGIAPGRLAEAAAQGRLGVSQSIRGRIVEVGGTVRIHSAPDEGTEIELRVPAPVPG, from the coding sequence GTGCGTCACAGCCCTGCCCCCACCGGAACCCTGAGCGTGCCGCTGTGGCGGGCGATCGCGGTCTTCCGGTTCGCCGCCCTCGGCTACGTGCTGGTGCTCTACGCCCGTAACGCGGCGGACTACGCGCATCCGTTCCTCGCGGCACCCGTACTGCTCGGGATGATCGTCTGGACGATCACCGCGACCTGGGCGTACCCGCGGCGTCAGCTGCGCCGCTGGCCGCTGCTCGCCACCGACCTGGCCGTCGCGCTGGCCACCCTGCTGGTCAGCCCGTGGCTGATCGGCCGGCCGGCGCTCGCCGACGGGGTGCCGACCATCGCCGTCGCCTGGCTGGCCGGCCCGGTGCTGGCCTGGGCGGTCGCCGGTGGCCGCCGGCTCGGGGTCGCCGCCGCCGTGGTCCTGGCCGCCACCGACCTGGCGGTACGGGACCGGCTCAACGAGTCGTCCGTGACGCCCGGGGTGCTGATGCTGCTGGCCGGCATCGCGGTCGGGCACGTCGCCCGGCTGATCGCCACCGCCGAGCAGCGGCTGCGGAGGGCGGTCGAGCTGGAGGCCGCGACGCGGGAGCTGGCCGCCGCGACCCGGGAACGGGAACGGCTGGCCCGCGACATCCACGATTCGGTGCTGCAGGTGCTCGCGATGGTCGCCCGGCGCGGCGCGCACCTCGACGGTGAAGCCGGCGAGCTGGCGCGGCTGGCGGGGGAGCAGGAGTCGGCGCTGCGGGCCCTGGTCACCAGCCGGCCGACGGCACCGTCGACGGCACCACCGGCGGACGCCGCCGCACCGCCCGGTGACGCGACCGACCTGCGGACCATGGTCGCCGGGTACGCCGCCCCCCGGGTCTCGGTCGCCGCCCCGGCCGAACCGGTGCTGCTCCCCGGCCACCTCGCCACCGAGGTCACTGCCGCGGTCGGCGCGGCCCTGGACAACGCGTTGCGCCACGGCGGCCCCGACACCCGGGCGTGGGTGCTCATCGAGGCGGAGCCCGATGCCGTTACCGTGTCGGTCCGGGACGACGGCTGTGGCATCGCCCCCGGCCGGCTCGCCGAGGCCGCCGCGCAGGGCCGCCTCGGGGTGAGCCAGTCGATCCGGGGGCGGATCGTCGAGGTGGGGGGCACGGTACGGATCCACTCCGCGCCCGACGAGGGCACGGAGATCGAACTGCGGGTGCCGGCACCGGTGCCCGGCTGA
- a CDS encoding response regulator transcription factor: MTADEREQETAPIRVMVVDDHPMWREGVARDLAEAGYDVVATTGEGRQAVRICAAARPQVVVLDLQLPDVSGVEVIRGLHAARPGVRVLMLSASGEQQSVLDAVKAGATGYLVKSASPAEFLDAVARTAAGDAVFTPGLAGLVLGEYRRLAATPEPGGDEPRLTDRETEVLRLVAKGLSYKQIAARLGLSHRTVQNHVQNTLGKLHLHNRVELTRYAIERGLDG, encoded by the coding sequence ATGACAGCCGACGAGCGGGAGCAGGAGACGGCACCGATCCGGGTGATGGTGGTCGACGACCATCCGATGTGGCGCGAAGGCGTCGCCCGCGACCTCGCCGAAGCCGGCTACGACGTGGTCGCCACCACCGGGGAGGGCCGGCAGGCGGTACGGATCTGCGCGGCTGCCCGACCCCAGGTGGTCGTGCTGGATCTGCAGCTGCCCGACGTCTCCGGGGTCGAGGTGATCCGGGGCCTGCACGCCGCGCGACCCGGCGTCCGGGTGCTGATGCTCTCTGCCAGCGGCGAGCAGCAGTCGGTGCTGGACGCGGTCAAGGCCGGTGCCACCGGCTACCTGGTGAAGTCCGCCAGCCCGGCGGAGTTCCTCGACGCGGTGGCGCGCACCGCCGCCGGTGATGCGGTGTTCACGCCGGGGCTGGCCGGTCTGGTCCTCGGCGAGTACCGCCGACTGGCCGCCACTCCGGAACCCGGCGGCGACGAACCACGGCTGACCGACCGGGAGACCGAGGTGCTGCGGCTGGTCGCCAAGGGGCTGTCGTACAAGCAGATCGCCGCCCGACTGGGGCTGTCCCACCGGACGGTGCAGAACCACGTGCAGAACACCCTCGGCAAGCTGCATCTGCACAACCGGGTGGAGCTCACCCGGTACGCGATCGAACGCGGCCTGGACGGTTAG
- a CDS encoding DUF5709 domain-containing protein, translating into MREDDFPRPVSDTESEGIPEIADDDSTAYDDVASGREADGPDPASIPGDVPVAVDHFGNTAQEQRDGESLDYKIARESLPEPVNDPLAGPVDQALGDEADSEQARTQAQRDADVLDPGPYSDPDSPVSVYDHGRLGGAAGDGLVGRLVAGDEGAPSDDEPDSVAMDAGAAGGGASAEELAIHETEPPADRPIAT; encoded by the coding sequence ATGCGTGAAGACGACTTCCCCCGGCCGGTTTCCGACACGGAGTCCGAAGGGATCCCCGAGATCGCCGACGACGACTCGACCGCGTACGACGACGTGGCCAGCGGCCGGGAGGCCGACGGCCCGGACCCGGCGAGCATCCCGGGTGACGTGCCGGTGGCGGTGGACCACTTCGGCAACACCGCGCAGGAGCAGCGCGACGGCGAGTCGTTGGACTACAAGATCGCCCGGGAGTCGTTGCCGGAGCCGGTGAACGATCCGCTCGCCGGCCCGGTCGACCAGGCACTCGGCGACGAGGCCGACAGCGAGCAGGCCCGGACGCAGGCGCAGCGCGACGCCGATGTCCTCGACCCTGGCCCGTACTCGGATCCCGACTCGCCGGTGTCGGTGTACGACCACGGCCGGCTCGGCGGCGCGGCCGGGGACGGCCTGGTGGGTCGGCTGGTCGCCGGCGACGAAGGTGCGCCCAGCGACGACGAACCGGACTCCGTGGCGATGGACGCCGGCGCGGCCGGCGGCGGGGCCAGCGCCGAGGAGCTGGCGATCCACGAGACCGAACCACCGGCGGACCGGCCGATCGCCACCTGA
- a CDS encoding ATP-binding protein yields the protein MAATRTQSSRIRPPGTSPRRDAAGPSGDAPSRRRTAGEPPDDPPRTAAVRLSSQPIVRLVGELTTDTVGQLRDALLDCLADRAAPLGVDVSGLHLAEPTALLRLADVPQLVADWPAGGLVCTAPPPGAGTLWAAAGFSVLPDRQLACALLAGAPAARALGVELEPVAGAARTARTLLTRGCRQWDVPQLIEPAALALTELVNNVVVHAGTAMSVRVGYRDGCLRVSVRDGSPVAPRPGAPVSPTALGGRGMWLVESVARRWGCTALADGKLVWAVLDPSDRSWKGV from the coding sequence ATGGCAGCGACCAGGACGCAGAGCAGCCGCATCCGCCCACCGGGTACGTCGCCGCGCCGCGACGCTGCCGGGCCGTCCGGTGACGCCCCGAGCCGGCGGCGCACCGCCGGGGAGCCGCCGGACGACCCACCGCGTACCGCCGCCGTGCGACTGTCGTCGCAGCCGATCGTCCGGCTGGTCGGTGAGCTGACCACCGACACCGTGGGGCAACTGCGCGACGCGCTGCTCGACTGCCTGGCCGACCGGGCGGCTCCGCTCGGGGTCGACGTCTCCGGGCTGCACCTCGCCGAGCCGACGGCGCTGCTGCGCCTCGCCGACGTGCCGCAGCTGGTCGCCGACTGGCCGGCCGGCGGCCTGGTCTGCACCGCCCCGCCACCAGGGGCCGGGACGCTGTGGGCGGCCGCCGGGTTCTCCGTACTGCCGGATCGTCAGTTGGCGTGCGCCCTGCTGGCCGGGGCACCGGCGGCCCGCGCGCTCGGCGTCGAGCTCGAACCGGTCGCGGGTGCGGCGCGCACCGCGCGGACGCTGCTGACCCGCGGCTGCCGGCAGTGGGACGTCCCGCAGCTGATCGAGCCGGCCGCGCTCGCGCTGACCGAGCTGGTCAACAACGTGGTGGTGCACGCCGGTACGGCGATGTCGGTCCGGGTCGGGTACCGCGACGGCTGTCTGCGGGTGTCGGTCCGGGACGGCTCCCCCGTCGCCCCGCGACCCGGTGCGCCGGTGTCGCCGACCGCACTCGGTGGACGGGGGATGTGGCTGGTCGAATCGGTGGCCCGCCGGTGGGGCTGCACCGCACTCGCCGACGGCAAGCTGGTCTGGGCCGTGCTCGACCCGTCGGACCGTTCGTGGAAAGGAGTCTGA